DNA sequence from the Arthrobacter crystallopoietes genome:
CCGGCGCCTGTCCGTGCTGCGCCGGCTCAAGTACGACGACGGCGCCAGCCCGCTCCGCGTGGTGATCGCTCCGGTGCGCGCGGTGCTGCAGCCGCTGGTCAAGGGCCTGGGCGAGCTGAAGCCGGTGTCGCTGAAGGTGGGGGACGAGGTCTCCTTCGAGTCCGTGGTCCGGCAGCTGGCCGATGCCGCCTACGCGCGGGTGGACATGGTCACGCACCGGGGCGAGTTCGCGGTGCGCGGCGGCATCCTGGATGTTTTCCCGCCCACCGAGGACCATCCGGTGCGCATCGACTTCTTCGGCGACGAGGTGGACCAGATGCGCTGGTTCGCGGTGGCGGACCAGCGCAGTCTCTCGGGCGAGAACGTCAAGCACCCCAGCGCGCTGTACGCCCCGCCGTGCCGGGAGCTGCTGATCACCCCGGACGTGATGAGCCGGGCCGCGAAGCTGAAGTCCCAGATGCCGGCCGCGGCGGACATGCTGGAGAAGATCGCAGGCGGCATTGCCGTCGAGGGCATGGAGTCGCTGGCCCCGGTGCTGGTGGACGCCATGGTTCCGTTCCTGGGCGAGCTGCCGGAAGGCTCCCTCGCCGTCGTTATTGAGCCGGAAAAGGTGCGCGCCCGCGCCCACGATCTGGAAGCGACCAACGCGGAGTTCCTCGCCGCGGCGTGGGCCACAGCGTCCGACGGCGGCGACGCGCCGCTGGACCTGGCGCTGCAGGGGGACCTGGACGAGGCGAGCTTCCGCTCCCTGGCGGACACCCGCACCACCGCCCTGGACCGCAAGGTCTCCTGGTGGTCCATCACCTCCTTCAACCCGGACGATGAAACCGTGCTGGACGTGGACTCGCTGACCGTCAGCGCGCGCGAGCCCCGCGGCTACCAGGGCGACGTGGCGGAAATGATGGAGTTCATCGGCGGCCGCGTCCGCGACCAGTGGCGCGTCGTCGTCGCCACCGAAGGCCCCGGCCCCGCGCAGCGCCTGGCCGAGCTCTTCCACGACAATGACATCCCCGCCACCCGCGTCGACTCCCTCGAGGACCAGCCGCAGCCGGGCATCATCGAAATTACGACGGCGAGTGCGGGCAAGGGGTTCGTCTTCGACGGGTTGAAGCTCGGTCTGCTCACCGAGGCGGACCTGCTCGGCCGGACCTCGGCCGCCGGCACCCGCGACATGCGCAAGATGCCCTCGAAGCGCCGCAACGCCGTCGATCCCCTGCAGCTGACTGCGGGGGACTTCGTGGTGCACGAGCAGCACGGCGTGGGCAAGTTCGTGGAGCTGCTGCAGCGCTCCTCCGGGGCCGGATCCACCAAGACCATGCGCGAATACCTGGTGCTGGAGTACGCGCCGTCCAAGCGCGGGGCGCCGGGGGACCGGCTGTTTGTGCCCACGGACCAGCTGGACCAGGTCACCCGCTACGTCGGCGGCGACGCGCCCGCGCTGTCCAAGATGGGCGGCTCGGACTGGGCCAACACCAAGAACAAGGCGCGCAAGGCGGTCAAGGAGATCGCCGGTGAGCTCATCCGGCTGTATTCGGCGCGGATGGCCTCGCGCGGGCATGCCTTCGCCCCGGACACCCCTTGGCAGCGCGAGCTGGAGGAGGCGTTCCCGTACATCGAGACGCCGGACCAGCTGACTACCATCAACGAGGTCAAGCAGGACATGGAGCGCGAGATCCCCATGGACCGCCTGGTCTCCGGCGACGTGGGCTACGGCAAAACCGAGATCGCCGTGCGCGCCGCGTTCAAGGCGGTGCAGGACGGCAAGCAGGTGGCGCTGCTGGTGCCCACCACCCTGCTCTCGCAGCAGCACTACGAGACCTTCTCCGAGCGGTTCAGCGGTTTCCCCATCCGGGTCAAGGCGCTCTCCCGTTTCCAGACCGCCAAGGAATCCAAGGAGACCATCGAGGGCGTGAAAAACGGCGCGGTGGACGTGATCATCGGCACGCACCGGCTGCTGTCCAAGGAAGTGGACTTCAAGGATCTGGGCCTGGTCATCGTGGACGAGGAACAGCGTTTCGGCGTGGAGCACAAGGAGGCGCTGAAAAAGATGCGCACCAACGTGGACGTTCTGGCCATGAGTGCGACGCCGATTCCGCGCACCTTGGAGATGTCGCTT
Encoded proteins:
- the mfd gene encoding transcription-repair coupling factor; translation: MSLNGLRTALAEDKSFERVRLYASRPAGERSEDLQIGAPPGLRAALLAEMVEGQESGVVLAVTATGRETEDLATALRCYLPAESIEEFPSWETLPHERLSPRSDTVGRRLSVLRRLKYDDGASPLRVVIAPVRAVLQPLVKGLGELKPVSLKVGDEVSFESVVRQLADAAYARVDMVTHRGEFAVRGGILDVFPPTEDHPVRIDFFGDEVDQMRWFAVADQRSLSGENVKHPSALYAPPCRELLITPDVMSRAAKLKSQMPAAADMLEKIAGGIAVEGMESLAPVLVDAMVPFLGELPEGSLAVVIEPEKVRARAHDLEATNAEFLAAAWATASDGGDAPLDLALQGDLDEASFRSLADTRTTALDRKVSWWSITSFNPDDETVLDVDSLTVSAREPRGYQGDVAEMMEFIGGRVRDQWRVVVATEGPGPAQRLAELFHDNDIPATRVDSLEDQPQPGIIEITTASAGKGFVFDGLKLGLLTEADLLGRTSAAGTRDMRKMPSKRRNAVDPLQLTAGDFVVHEQHGVGKFVELLQRSSGAGSTKTMREYLVLEYAPSKRGAPGDRLFVPTDQLDQVTRYVGGDAPALSKMGGSDWANTKNKARKAVKEIAGELIRLYSARMASRGHAFAPDTPWQRELEEAFPYIETPDQLTTINEVKQDMEREIPMDRLVSGDVGYGKTEIAVRAAFKAVQDGKQVALLVPTTLLSQQHYETFSERFSGFPIRVKALSRFQTAKESKETIEGVKNGAVDVIIGTHRLLSKEVDFKDLGLVIVDEEQRFGVEHKEALKKMRTNVDVLAMSATPIPRTLEMSLTGIRETSTLATPPEERHPVLTYVGGYTDKQASAAIRRELMREGQVFFVHNRVSSIDATAARIRELVPEARVEVAHGRMSESKLEQIIVDFWEKRFDVLVCTTIIETGLDISNANTLIVDRADNYGLSQLHQLRGRVGRGRERAYAYFLYPAEKPLGEVALERLKAVASHNELGAGMQLALKDLEIRGAGNLLGGEQSGHIQGVGFDLYIRLVGEAVADYRGEAEEKAAEMKIELPVNAHLPHDYVPGERLRLEAYRKLASATTLEGIDEVVEELTDRYGEPPLPVQNLIAVARFRVGAREVGLTDVALQGNFIKFAPASLPESKTMRLNRMYPGSQVKPNLDFILIPKPKTSRIGGRDLSDQAVLEWAQGVIDAVFKG